The Actinosynnema mirum DSM 43827 genomic interval CGACGTCGCCAGGGCCGCCGCCACCGTCGCCAGGAACGCCAGCGGGGAGCGGTGGTCCGGGGTTGCCACGGCCAGGGCGCCCAAGGCCGCCGCGCCGGTGAACAGGAGGACGGACGCCGTGGTCGTCCAGCGCCTCGCCCTCGTGTACGCCGCCTTCGCCGCCTCCAGGCGGGCCAGGCGTTCGCCCACCCGGTGCCTGAGGTAGGCGCGCAGGAACTGCTCCCGGTGGTCCGCCGCCGACACCGGGCCGGTGACCAGCGGGGTGCGCCTCGGGGGCGGGGTGAGCAGGGCGGGGTTCGGCTGCTTGGCCACGCGGGGCTTCGCCGGTTTGCGCGGGGCGCGGGCGGGCTTCTCGTCGGGGTCCGGGGCGCCCGGCGTCGCGGCGCGGGCGGCGTGCCTGCCCCGGACGCCGTCCACCGGGACCGCCCTGGTCGCGTCGTCCGGTTCGCCCTGCGGCTCGAGCGCCACGCGGGCCGTCGGGTCCGGCACGTCCTCGTCGCGCAGCCTCCCGGTCGGGGCGCCGCGGAGCGGCCTGCCCTTCTTCCTCGCCTGGTCGCCGCCGCCGAGGCGGTCGGTGATGCCGTCGCCGCTCACGCCGCGCCCACCGGCTCGTGGCGGTGCCGCGCGACGGCCGTGACCAGCGCGCGCACCCGCTCCTCCCGCTCCGCCTCGTTCTTCGGCGGGGGCGTGGACAGGTGGTCGAAGTACAGCGCCCGCAGCAGCTCGGCGCGCGAGCGGAACTCGACGTCGTCCGCGCCGCGCGAGACCACGGCCAGCACGGCCGCCGCCGCGCCCGCCACCGCGACGAGCACGCCCGGCCACGGCACGTCCCGCAGCCACACCTGGAGCGCGGCGAACGAGGTGGTCGCGAAACCGGCGAGGATCGCCGCCGAGGCCAGCAGCCTGCCGCGCTCGCGCGCCCGCAGCGACTCCACCTCGCACTCGTGCAGCGCGGGCGCGATGACCTCGTTCGCCTCGTGGATCGCGTCGGCCAGCAGGGGGTAGTCGAGCACGAAGCCGGGGTCGACGACGGGGCGCGCGTCGGGGGCGCGGAAGCGCAACCGGGGCCACAGGGCGAGCGTGGGCACGTCGGCGCGCAGCGGGGTGCCCGCCTTGGAGCCGAGCACGCCGCGCAGCACCGCGAGCACCCGCTCCGGGCCCTCGTCCACGTGCACGACGGCGACCTGGCCCGCTCGGGCGAGCACGCCGATGTCCTCGTCGGCGAGCGCGCCGGACACCAGCTCGTCGGCCAGCCCGCCGGTGCCCGCGAGCAGCAGCAGGGGGCGGTCGTGGCCCAGGTGCTCGACCAGCGCCGCGCGGGCGCCCTCGTCGCCGCCGAGCAGGACCACCAGGGCGGGCCGCTTGCGGGCGACCGCGTCGACCACGCGCAGCAGCGCCGGGACCTCGTCGCCCCAGCGGGAGCCGGGGACCAGGACGGCCGTGTCGTGGCGCTGGTTCAGGGGCAGCTCGCCGGGGCGCGGTTCGGCGTCGTCGGCCGCGACCAGGCGGCCGGGGGCGATGCCCACCAGCCTCGGCCCGGCTCCGTCGAGCGCCTCGGACGCCAGGCCGGTGAGGTGCGCCACGCCCAGGTCGGCGCCGGTGGTGAGGACCACGGCGCCCGCTCGGCGGGCTTCGGACAGGACGGTCCGCAGCACCGGCAGGACGGTGGCGGACAGCTCGGGATCTAGGGGTTCGGGGCTGCCGAGCAGCGCGACGACCGGACGTCCCCGTGGGAGTCCGAGCGCTCGGGCCCTGATGTCGGCGTCCGGGTGGGCCAACCGCCGCACCCTGGGACCGCCAGCCGCAGGAGACATGCCGGGGACCCTAGCGGGGGCGACTGCGAAATTCACCCGTCAGGGGGCAATTTCTCCCCAGGTAGAGTTCCACGGCGATGAGCACGTCCGAACAGGCGCAGGCCGGGGACTCCCCTGCCGAAGTACCGCCGGTGGAACCAGCAGCAGTGCCCGGCATCGACCCGGCGGAGATGGAGATCGCGCTGCGGGTGCTGGCGCAGGTCGACGACCTGCCGCCCGAGCACCCGGACACGATCGCGCTCCGGCGCGCCACCTCCCGCATCTACAAGCAGGTGCGCAAGAACCGGAAGACGGCCCGGCGGCAGGAGGTGCTGGACGCCGACAACTCGGTGATCGCGGCCACCGCCACCGGGTCGCCCACGCGGATCGACGACGAGACCGCGGGCATCCTGCTGCGCGAGCCCGATCCGGGCGAGTCGGCGGGGACCTTCCGCAAGGCCCGGCCGTGCTACATCTGCAAGCAGCGGTACACCCGGGTGGACGCCTTCTACCACCAGCTCTGCCCGAAGTGCGCGGCGCTGAACCGGGCGAAGCGGGACGCCAGGACCGACCTGACGGGGCGGCGGGCGCTGCTCACCGGCGGGCGGGCCAAGATCGGCATGTACATCGCGCTGCGGCTGCTGCGGGACGGCGCGCACACCACGATCACCACGCGGTTCCCGCACGACGCGGTGCGGCGCTTCGCGTCGATGCCCGACAGCGGGGACTGGCTGCACCGGCTGCGCGTGGTCGGGATCGACCTGCGCGACCCGGCGCAGGTGGTGGCGCTGGCCGACTCGGTGGCGGCGGCCGGACCGCTGGACATCCTGATCAACAACGCGGCGCAGACCGTGCGGCGCTCGCCGGGGGCGTACGCGCCGCTGGTCGCGGCCGAGTCCGACCCGCTGCCGTCCGGGCCGCTGCCGGAGCTGGTGAGCTTCGGGCACAGCTCGGCCGCGCACCCGCCCGCGCTGACCGGCGGGCTGCCGGGTGGCGCCGGGGTGGACGTGACGGCGCTGGCGCTGGTGGCCGGGTCGTCGCTGATCGACGCGGGCGGCCTGGTGCCGGACGTCGCGGAGAGCAACAGCTGGGTGCAGACGGTGGGCGAGGTCGACCCCGTCGAGCTGCTGGAGGTGCAGCTGTGCAACAGCACCGCGCCCTTCATCCTGGTGTCGCGGCTGCGCCCGGCCATGGCCGCGTCGCAGGCGCGGCGCAAGTACGTGGTGAACGTGTCGGCCATGGAGGGGGTGTTCGGGCGCGGGTACAAGGGCGCCGGGCACCCGCACACGAACATGGCCAAGGCGGCGCTGAACATGCTGACGCGCACCAGCGCGGCGGACGTGTTCGAGGACGGCATCCTGATGACCTCGGTGGACACCGGGTGGATCACCGACGAGCGTCCGCACTTCACGAAGCTGCGCATGGCCGAGGAGGGTTTCCACGCGCCGCTGGACCTGGTCGACGGGGCCGCTCGGGTGTACGACCCGGTGGTGCGCGGCGAGGCGGGCGAGGACCTGTACGGGTGCTTCCTGAAGGACTACGGCCCCTATTCGTGGTGACGGACCGGTCGGGTCGGCGGGGGCCGGTGGGCAAAACGCCGTGCCCCCTCCACCGATCGGGTCAGCCGGGTGGAGATACTGCGGTGCATGTTCAGCGCCAACGGCAGGTACGTCCACTCACCGGGTGACTTGGTCGACCTGCTGGAGTGCGAGCACCGCTCCCGGCTGACCACCGCGCTGACCAAGGGCGTGCCCGACGCCCCGCAGCCCGCTCCCCCGCAGGACCTGCTCGCGGCGCGGCACGGGCTCGCGCACGAGAAGGCCGTGCTGGAGCGGTTCCTGGCCGCGGGCGAGGTCTTCGAGGTGCCGCAGCCGGCCCCGGTGCACGAGGCGCTGGTGGAGGCCGCCGCGCTGACCTGGGACGCGATCGCGCGCCGGGTCCCGGTGATCTACCAGGGGGTCTTCTACGACGGGGACTTCCACGGGCGGGCCGACTTCCTCGTGCTGACCGAGGACGGGTACGAGCCGCACGACGCGAAGCTCGCCCGGCACCCCACGCCCGCGGCGGTCGTGCAGCTGACCGCGTACTCGGCGGCGCTCGGCGACCAGGCGGGCCCGAAGGCGCACCTGCTGCTCGGGGACAACACCACCAGGACGTTCCGGGTCTCCGACTTCCTGCCGATCGTCGCCGACCTGCGGGCCCGGCTGCGCGCCACCGTCGCCGCGCCGCCCGCGCTCCCGGCGCGGCTGTGGGACGACGAGCGGCCCGCGTGCGCCACCTGCCGGTTCTCCGCGCACTGCGCCGACGGGCGCGAGCGCTCCCGCGACCTGTCGCTGGTGGCGGGCATCCGGACCGACCAGCGGCGCAAGCTCGCCTCCGCCGGGCTGGACACCATCGACGCGCTCGCGAACGCCACCAACACCGAGCGCCCGACGACCATGTCGCAGGGGACGTTCGCCGGGTTGCGCGCGCAGGCCGCGCTGCAGGTCATCCAGGACACCTCGCGCACCCGCGACAAC includes:
- a CDS encoding SDR family oxidoreductase, which translates into the protein MEIALRVLAQVDDLPPEHPDTIALRRATSRIYKQVRKNRKTARRQEVLDADNSVIAATATGSPTRIDDETAGILLREPDPGESAGTFRKARPCYICKQRYTRVDAFYHQLCPKCAALNRAKRDARTDLTGRRALLTGGRAKIGMYIALRLLRDGAHTTITTRFPHDAVRRFASMPDSGDWLHRLRVVGIDLRDPAQVVALADSVAAAGPLDILINNAAQTVRRSPGAYAPLVAAESDPLPSGPLPELVSFGHSSAAHPPALTGGLPGGAGVDVTALALVAGSSLIDAGGLVPDVAESNSWVQTVGEVDPVELLEVQLCNSTAPFILVSRLRPAMAASQARRKYVVNVSAMEGVFGRGYKGAGHPHTNMAKAALNMLTRTSAADVFEDGILMTSVDTGWITDERPHFTKLRMAEEGFHAPLDLVDGAARVYDPVVRGEAGEDLYGCFLKDYGPYSW